From a single Nicotiana tomentosiformis chromosome 2, ASM39032v3, whole genome shotgun sequence genomic region:
- the LOC104107800 gene encoding putative late blight resistance protein homolog R1B-16 isoform X2, with protein MPLESHSSRIEAFYIFSHMIGKHYFIDKKQKGATIPYSLLPHSSKKIMDRGKETEGEREKGEEFNFEGNQVSYDQADSILLAPWGGTGGSEWNYMLKSPIKDILIAHGDVIDSIMFKSITEQGTTIDSPKFGGDGGRRDKVVIEATPLEYLTGIKGTFGCFYGHSVIKSLCFITNAKNYGPFGCEASGTPFSLVMKEGVAIVGFHGRSGLYLDAIGVYLQKLAPPTSAKEPMVEDIEIRDVSVSTLRKDTLNVLDFIESLKTEENQKTVDVDLTEKLIFELDFLLLNLHHLSKYRAEQLSPFMTEYEILKNVCGNIRDFHELIVNGCVGHEIVEYVLPQFQLMVERVGLFLWHNQIGGHSRLLKLAHLFLEIIPTHLEVMHICFKNIKASTSTEVGRCIKLLLETSPYILGGYLIHLQDHMVNVSTASTSGARNIHVMIEFLLIVLTDMPKEFIHHDKLFDLLAHVGELIREVSTLVRDLEVNSRNEESTNRINHATLDLMENIELLKGDLKHVYLKAPDLSQLCFPMSDGSLFMHLLLRHLNDLLNSNAYSVALIKNEIGLVKEDLEFIRSIFVHVKQELYKDLWARVLDLAYEAKDVIDSIIVRDNGLLHLIFLLPFAIEKINLIKEEVSNLLEKIPKNRSLIVVKSPPKPVESKSSSAEQITVGFKEETNWIIRNLTSGPKMLDVISITGMPGSGKTTLAYKVYSDKSVSSHFDIRAWCAVDQKYDEKKLLENIFNQVTSSASKFGKNIDVADELRKQLFGKRYLIVLDDLWDNTTWDELTRPFPEVEKGSRIILTTRDKKVALHAQCHSDPLDLRLLKPEESLELLQKRVFGKESFPDELLDVGKIIVQNCKGLPLVVNLIAGVIVGKEKKKTVWLEVQNNLHSFIFQNEVDVMKVIALSYDHLPDPLKPCFLYLASYPKDKAILFEALRRLWCAEGFVEQTEMNSVEEMVEVYLDILISSSLVISFNEIGKYWTCQIHDLVHAFCLIKAREEKLFGWIRSSAPSSFSSDLMPPQMTIYYDKGHFGHINFFLFDSKKKRHSGKHLYSLKITGHKLDNRLYDICHLRHLRLLRVLELYGSFIKVKDSLLNEICTLVHLRYLDICTEVKSLPLSFSNLWNLETLLVKNDGPPLVLVPTIWNLVKLRVLVIDECLFNLDTDEPILVADNSKLENLRILAGLKLSYSKDTEDGFKRFPNLQRLKFNLKESWDCSTELYWFPKLDFLKELEFLKVKFESSNTNDIALSVSTSRLWDFHFPSSLKLLSFLEFPLTSDSLSTIARLPELEELYLVAAIIEGREWNMGEEDTFQKLKCLTLQRVTLAKWEVREESFPALEKLQLLECPNIEEIPPSFGDIGSLKSIELWTCPQLEDSAWEIKQYVEDMMGEDRIQVLVRNES; from the exons GGAAATCAAGTGAGTTACGATCAAGCGGACTCAATATTGTTGGCGCCATGGGGAGGCACCGGTGGATCAGAATGGAATTACATGCTGAAAAGTCCTATTAAAGACATATTGATTGCTCACGGAGATGTTATAGACTCCATCATGTTCAAAAGCATTACTGAACAAGGTACTACCATCGACTCACCAAAGTTTGGTGGGGATGGAGGTCGAAGAGACAAG GTTGTTATTGAGGCAACTCCATTGGAATATTTAACAGGTATCAAGGGGACATTTGGATGTTTTTACGGCCATTCGGTTATAAAATCTCTTTGTTTTATAACTAATGCAAAGAATTATGGACCATTTGGGTGTGAGGCTAGCGGAACCCCATTTTCACTTGTGATGAAAGAAGGTGTAGCTATTGTGGGATTTCACGGGCGTTCTGGGTTGTACCTTGATGCTATTGGTGTTTATTTGCAGAAACTTGCTCCTCCCACTTCAGCAAAGGAACCTATGGTTGAAGACATTGAAATCCGTGAC GTGTCGGTTTCTACTCTTCGCAAGGACACTCTCAATGTTCTGGATTTCATAGAGAGCTTAAAGACTGAAGAAAATCAAAAAACTGTTGATGTGGATCTAACTGAAAAGCTGATATTTGAGCTGGACTTCCTCCTCCTGAATCTCCATCATCTTTCCAAGTATCGTGCGGAACAACTTTCTCCATTCATGACCGAATATGAGATTCTTAAGAATGTATGTGGCAACATAAGAGATTTCCATGAGTTGATAGTGAATGGTTGCGTTGGGCATGAGATTGTTGAATATGTCTTACCTCAGTTTCAACTAATGGTTGAGAGAGTAGGACTCTTCCTATGGCATAATCAAATTGGTGGACACTCTCGCCTCTTAAAGCTAGCACATCTATTCTTGGAGATTATTCCAACTCATTTGGAGGTTATGCACAtatgttttaaaaatataaaagctTCAACGTCAACAGAAGTTGGACGTTGTATTAAGCTGCTATTGGAAACCTCTCCATACATTCTTGGAGGATATCTGATTCATTTACAAGACCACATGGTAAATGTTAGTACCGCTAGCACTTCAGGGGCTCGAAATATTCATGTCATGATAGAGTTCCTATTAATAGTTCTTACTGATATGCCCAAGGAGTTTATTCATCATGACAAATTGTTTGATCTCTTGGCACATGTTGGAGAACTTATCAGGGAGGTATCAACTCTTGTTCGCGACTTAGAAGTAAATTCAAGAAATGAAGAGAGTACTAATAGAATAAACCATGCGACTTTGGACTTGATGGAAAATATTGAACTCCTGAAAGGAGATCTCAAACATGTTTACTTAAAAGCCCCAGACTTGTCTCAACTATGCTTCCCCATGAGTGATGGATCACTCTTCATGCATCTTCTACTTAGACACTTAAATGATTTGCTCAATTCCAATGCTTATTCAGTTGCTTTGATAAAGAATGAAATTGGACTGGTGAAAGAAGATCTAGAATTCATAAGATCTATCTTTGTGCATGTTAAACAAGAATTGTATAAAGATCTCTGGGCACGTGTTTTAGATTTGGCATATGAGGCAAAAGATGTCATTGATTCAATTATTGTACGAGATAATGGTCTCTTACATCTTATTTTCTTACTTCCCTTTGCCATAGAAAAGATCAATCTTATCAAAGAAGAAGTCTCCAATTTACTTGAGAAGATTCCGAAGAACAGGAGCCTCATTGTTGTGAAGTCTCCCCCCAAACCAGTTGAAAGCAAGTCATCATCAGCGGAGCAAATAACCGTAGGTTTTAAAGAGGAGACAAATTGGATAATTAGGAATCTCACCAGTGGACCAAAAATGCTAGATGTTATTTCGATCACTGGTATGCCGGGATCAGGTAAAACTACTTTGGCATACAAAGTGTATAGTGATAAGTCAGTTTCTAGTCATTTTGACATCCGTGCATGGTGTGCAGTCGATCAAAAATATGACGAGAAGAAGTTGTTGGAGAACATTTTTAATCAAGTTACTAGCTCAGCTTCGAAATTCGGTAAAAATATTGATGTTGCTGATGAGTTACGGAAACAACTATTTGGGAAGAGGTACCTTATTGTCTTAGATGACTTGTGGGATAACACAACATGGGATGAGTTGACAAGACCTTTTCCTGAAGTTGAGAAAGGAAGTCGAATTATTTTGACAACTCGAGATAAGAAAGTGGCTTTGCACGCACAATGCCACAGTGATCCTCTTGACCTTCGATTGCTAAAACCAGAAGAAAGTTTGGAGTTATTACAGAAACGGGTCTTTGGAAAAGAAAGTTTCCCTGATGAACTATTGGATGTTGGTAAAATAATAGTCCAAAATTGTAAAGGGCTTCCCTTGGTGGTTAATCTGATCGCCGGAGTCATTGTTgggaaggaaaagaaaaagactGTTTGGCTTGAAGTTCAAAATAATTTGCATTCCTTCATTTTCCAGAATGAAGTGGACGTGATGAAGGTTATAGCattaagttatgaccatttaccAGATCCCCTAAAGCCGTGCTTCCTATACCTTGCAAGTTATCCGAAGGACAAAGCAATTTTATTTGAAGCTTTGAGAAGATTATGGTGTGCCGAAGGATTTGTGGAACAGACAGAGATGAACAGTGTGGAAGAAATGGTTGAGGTTTATCTGGATATTTTAATTTCTAGTAGCTTGGTAATTTCTTTCAATGAGATAGGTAAATACTGGACTTGTCAAATTCATGATCTTGTGCATGCCTTTTGTTTGATAAAAGCAAGAGAGGAAAAGTTGTTTGGCTGGATACGTTCAAGTGCTCCATCATCTTTTTCTTCAGATTTGATGCCACCTCAGATGACCATTTATTATGATAAGGGGCACTTTGGGCATATCAATTTTTTCCTATTCGATTCAAAAAAGAAAAGGCATTCTGGTAAACACCTATATTCTTTGAAGATAACTGGACACAAGCTGGACAATCGTCTTTATGATATATGTCACCTAAGACACTTGAGGCTTCTTAGAGTGTTGGAATTGTATGGCTCTTTTATCAAGGTGAAAGATTCTTTGCTCAATGAAATATGCACATTGGTTCATTTGAGGTACTTAGACATTTGTACAGAAGTTAAATCTCTGCCTTTGTCTTTTTCAAACCTCTGGAATCTGGAAACTCTGCTGGTGAAAAACGACGGACCGCCCTTGGTACTAGTGCCGACAATTTGGAATCTTGTAAAATTGCGAGTGCTGGTCATAGATGAGTGTTTATTTAATTTGGATACAGATGAACCAATACTGGTAGCAGACAACTCAAAGTTAGAGAACTTGAGAATATTAGCGGGACTCAAGCTTTCCTATTCGAAAGACACAGAGGATGGTTTCAAAAGGTTTCCCAATCTTCAACGGCTTAAATTTAATCTCAAGGAATCATGGGATTGTTCAACAGAGCTATATTGGTTCCCGAAATTGGACTTCCTTAAGGAACTGGAATTCCTCaaagtaaagtttgaaagttcAAATACAAATGATATTGCGCTCTCTGTATCGACAAGTCGGCTGTGGGATTTTCACTTCCCTTCTAGTTTGAAACTATTGAGTTTTCTTGAGTTTCCTCTGACATCTGATTCACTATCAACAATAGCAAGACTGCCCGAGCTTGAAGAGCTGTACCTTGTAGCCGCAATCATCGAGGGGAGAGAATGGAACATGGGGGAGGAAGACACCTTCCAAAAACTCAAATGTTTGACATTGCAGCGAGTGACTCTTGCTAAGTGGGAGGTTAGAGAGGAATCCTTTCCTGCGCTTGAGAAATTACAACTGTTGGAATGTCCTAATATTGAGGAGATTCCGCCTAGTTTTGGGGATATTGGTTCATTAAAAAGTATCGAACTATGGACGTGCCCTCAACTTGAAGATTCCGCTTGGGAAATTAAGCAATATGTTGAAGATATGATGGGAGAAGACAGGATTCAGGTCCTTGTTCGGAATGAGTCTTGA
- the LOC104107800 gene encoding putative late blight resistance protein homolog R1A-3 isoform X4, which translates to MLKSPIKDILIAHGDVIDSIMFKSITEQGTTIDSPKFGGDGGRRDKVVIEATPLEYLTGIKGTFGCFYGHSVIKSLCFITNAKNYGPFGCEASGTPFSLVMKEGVAIVGFHGRSGLYLDAIGVYLQKLAPPTSAKEPMVEDIEIRDVCCDYSHLLVSVSTLRKDTLNVLDFIESLKTEENQKTVDVDLTEKLIFELDFLLLNLHHLSKYRAEQLSPFMTEYEILKNVCGNIRDFHELIVNGCVGHEIVEYVLPQFQLMVERVGLFLWHNQIGGHSRLLKLAHLFLEIIPTHLEVMHICFKNIKASTSTEVGRCIKLLLETSPYILGGYLIHLQDHMVNVSTASTSGARNIHVMIEFLLIVLTDMPKEFIHHDKLFDLLAHVGELIREVSTLVRDLEVNSRNEESTNRINHATLDLMENIELLKGDLKHVYLKAPDLSQLCFPMSDGSLFMHLLLRHLNDLLNSNAYSVALIKNEIGLVKEDLEFIRSIFVHVKQELYKDLWARVLDLAYEAKDVIDSIIVRDNGLLHLIFLLPFAIEKINLIKEEVSNLLEKIPKNRSLIVVKSPPKPVESKSSSAEQITVGFKEETNWIIRNLTSGPKMLDVISITGMPGSGKTTLAYKVYSDKSVSSHFDIRAWCAVDQKYDEKKLLENIFNQVTSSASKFGKNIDVADELRKQLFGKRYLIVLDDLWDNTTWDELTRPFPEVEKGSRIILTTRDKKVALHAQCHSDPLDLRLLKPEESLELLQKRVFGKESFPDELLDVGKIIVQNCKGLPLVVNLIAGVIVGKEKKKTVWLEVQNNLHSFIFQNEVDVMKVIALSYDHLPDPLKPCFLYLASYPKDKAILFEALRRLWCAEGFVEQTEMNSVEEMVEVYLDILISSSLVISFNEIGKYWTCQIHDLVHAFCLIKAREEKLFGWIRSSAPSSFSSDLMPPQMTIYYDKGHFGHINFFLFDSKKKRHSGKHLYSLKITGHKLDNRLYDICHLRHLRLLRVLELYGSFIKVKDSLLNEICTLVHLRYLDICTEVKSLPLSFSNLWNLETLLVKNDGPPLVLVPTIWNLVKLRVLVIDECLFNLDTDEPILVADNSKLENLRILAGLKLSYSKDTEDGFKRFPNLQRLKFNLKESWDCSTELYWFPKLDFLKELEFLKVKFESSNTNDIALSVSTSRLWDFHFPSSLKLLSFLEFPLTSDSLSTIARLPELEELYLVAAIIEGREWNMGEEDTFQKLKCLTLQRVTLAKWEVREESFPALEKLQLLECPNIEEIPPSFGDIGSLKSIELWTCPQLEDSAWEIKQYVEDMMGEDRIQVLVRNES; encoded by the exons ATGCTGAAAAGTCCTATTAAAGACATATTGATTGCTCACGGAGATGTTATAGACTCCATCATGTTCAAAAGCATTACTGAACAAGGTACTACCATCGACTCACCAAAGTTTGGTGGGGATGGAGGTCGAAGAGACAAG GTTGTTATTGAGGCAACTCCATTGGAATATTTAACAGGTATCAAGGGGACATTTGGATGTTTTTACGGCCATTCGGTTATAAAATCTCTTTGTTTTATAACTAATGCAAAGAATTATGGACCATTTGGGTGTGAGGCTAGCGGAACCCCATTTTCACTTGTGATGAAAGAAGGTGTAGCTATTGTGGGATTTCACGGGCGTTCTGGGTTGTACCTTGATGCTATTGGTGTTTATTTGCAGAAACTTGCTCCTCCCACTTCAGCAAAGGAACCTATGGTTGAAGACATTGAAATCCGTGACGTATGTTGTGATTATTCTCACCTTCTC GTGTCGGTTTCTACTCTTCGCAAGGACACTCTCAATGTTCTGGATTTCATAGAGAGCTTAAAGACTGAAGAAAATCAAAAAACTGTTGATGTGGATCTAACTGAAAAGCTGATATTTGAGCTGGACTTCCTCCTCCTGAATCTCCATCATCTTTCCAAGTATCGTGCGGAACAACTTTCTCCATTCATGACCGAATATGAGATTCTTAAGAATGTATGTGGCAACATAAGAGATTTCCATGAGTTGATAGTGAATGGTTGCGTTGGGCATGAGATTGTTGAATATGTCTTACCTCAGTTTCAACTAATGGTTGAGAGAGTAGGACTCTTCCTATGGCATAATCAAATTGGTGGACACTCTCGCCTCTTAAAGCTAGCACATCTATTCTTGGAGATTATTCCAACTCATTTGGAGGTTATGCACAtatgttttaaaaatataaaagctTCAACGTCAACAGAAGTTGGACGTTGTATTAAGCTGCTATTGGAAACCTCTCCATACATTCTTGGAGGATATCTGATTCATTTACAAGACCACATGGTAAATGTTAGTACCGCTAGCACTTCAGGGGCTCGAAATATTCATGTCATGATAGAGTTCCTATTAATAGTTCTTACTGATATGCCCAAGGAGTTTATTCATCATGACAAATTGTTTGATCTCTTGGCACATGTTGGAGAACTTATCAGGGAGGTATCAACTCTTGTTCGCGACTTAGAAGTAAATTCAAGAAATGAAGAGAGTACTAATAGAATAAACCATGCGACTTTGGACTTGATGGAAAATATTGAACTCCTGAAAGGAGATCTCAAACATGTTTACTTAAAAGCCCCAGACTTGTCTCAACTATGCTTCCCCATGAGTGATGGATCACTCTTCATGCATCTTCTACTTAGACACTTAAATGATTTGCTCAATTCCAATGCTTATTCAGTTGCTTTGATAAAGAATGAAATTGGACTGGTGAAAGAAGATCTAGAATTCATAAGATCTATCTTTGTGCATGTTAAACAAGAATTGTATAAAGATCTCTGGGCACGTGTTTTAGATTTGGCATATGAGGCAAAAGATGTCATTGATTCAATTATTGTACGAGATAATGGTCTCTTACATCTTATTTTCTTACTTCCCTTTGCCATAGAAAAGATCAATCTTATCAAAGAAGAAGTCTCCAATTTACTTGAGAAGATTCCGAAGAACAGGAGCCTCATTGTTGTGAAGTCTCCCCCCAAACCAGTTGAAAGCAAGTCATCATCAGCGGAGCAAATAACCGTAGGTTTTAAAGAGGAGACAAATTGGATAATTAGGAATCTCACCAGTGGACCAAAAATGCTAGATGTTATTTCGATCACTGGTATGCCGGGATCAGGTAAAACTACTTTGGCATACAAAGTGTATAGTGATAAGTCAGTTTCTAGTCATTTTGACATCCGTGCATGGTGTGCAGTCGATCAAAAATATGACGAGAAGAAGTTGTTGGAGAACATTTTTAATCAAGTTACTAGCTCAGCTTCGAAATTCGGTAAAAATATTGATGTTGCTGATGAGTTACGGAAACAACTATTTGGGAAGAGGTACCTTATTGTCTTAGATGACTTGTGGGATAACACAACATGGGATGAGTTGACAAGACCTTTTCCTGAAGTTGAGAAAGGAAGTCGAATTATTTTGACAACTCGAGATAAGAAAGTGGCTTTGCACGCACAATGCCACAGTGATCCTCTTGACCTTCGATTGCTAAAACCAGAAGAAAGTTTGGAGTTATTACAGAAACGGGTCTTTGGAAAAGAAAGTTTCCCTGATGAACTATTGGATGTTGGTAAAATAATAGTCCAAAATTGTAAAGGGCTTCCCTTGGTGGTTAATCTGATCGCCGGAGTCATTGTTgggaaggaaaagaaaaagactGTTTGGCTTGAAGTTCAAAATAATTTGCATTCCTTCATTTTCCAGAATGAAGTGGACGTGATGAAGGTTATAGCattaagttatgaccatttaccAGATCCCCTAAAGCCGTGCTTCCTATACCTTGCAAGTTATCCGAAGGACAAAGCAATTTTATTTGAAGCTTTGAGAAGATTATGGTGTGCCGAAGGATTTGTGGAACAGACAGAGATGAACAGTGTGGAAGAAATGGTTGAGGTTTATCTGGATATTTTAATTTCTAGTAGCTTGGTAATTTCTTTCAATGAGATAGGTAAATACTGGACTTGTCAAATTCATGATCTTGTGCATGCCTTTTGTTTGATAAAAGCAAGAGAGGAAAAGTTGTTTGGCTGGATACGTTCAAGTGCTCCATCATCTTTTTCTTCAGATTTGATGCCACCTCAGATGACCATTTATTATGATAAGGGGCACTTTGGGCATATCAATTTTTTCCTATTCGATTCAAAAAAGAAAAGGCATTCTGGTAAACACCTATATTCTTTGAAGATAACTGGACACAAGCTGGACAATCGTCTTTATGATATATGTCACCTAAGACACTTGAGGCTTCTTAGAGTGTTGGAATTGTATGGCTCTTTTATCAAGGTGAAAGATTCTTTGCTCAATGAAATATGCACATTGGTTCATTTGAGGTACTTAGACATTTGTACAGAAGTTAAATCTCTGCCTTTGTCTTTTTCAAACCTCTGGAATCTGGAAACTCTGCTGGTGAAAAACGACGGACCGCCCTTGGTACTAGTGCCGACAATTTGGAATCTTGTAAAATTGCGAGTGCTGGTCATAGATGAGTGTTTATTTAATTTGGATACAGATGAACCAATACTGGTAGCAGACAACTCAAAGTTAGAGAACTTGAGAATATTAGCGGGACTCAAGCTTTCCTATTCGAAAGACACAGAGGATGGTTTCAAAAGGTTTCCCAATCTTCAACGGCTTAAATTTAATCTCAAGGAATCATGGGATTGTTCAACAGAGCTATATTGGTTCCCGAAATTGGACTTCCTTAAGGAACTGGAATTCCTCaaagtaaagtttgaaagttcAAATACAAATGATATTGCGCTCTCTGTATCGACAAGTCGGCTGTGGGATTTTCACTTCCCTTCTAGTTTGAAACTATTGAGTTTTCTTGAGTTTCCTCTGACATCTGATTCACTATCAACAATAGCAAGACTGCCCGAGCTTGAAGAGCTGTACCTTGTAGCCGCAATCATCGAGGGGAGAGAATGGAACATGGGGGAGGAAGACACCTTCCAAAAACTCAAATGTTTGACATTGCAGCGAGTGACTCTTGCTAAGTGGGAGGTTAGAGAGGAATCCTTTCCTGCGCTTGAGAAATTACAACTGTTGGAATGTCCTAATATTGAGGAGATTCCGCCTAGTTTTGGGGATATTGGTTCATTAAAAAGTATCGAACTATGGACGTGCCCTCAACTTGAAGATTCCGCTTGGGAAATTAAGCAATATGTTGAAGATATGATGGGAGAAGACAGGATTCAGGTCCTTGTTCGGAATGAGTCTTGA